One window of the Fusobacterium animalis 7_1 genome contains the following:
- a CDS encoding phosphatidylserine decarboxylase has protein sequence MKFEKIKYIERKTGEIKTEKVMGEGALKFLYYNPFGKLALHTIVKRKFLSDWYGRKMSKPESKEKIKSFVEEMGIDMNEYKRPIEDYTSFNDFFYRELKDGARKIDYNENVVVSPADGKILAFENIKEVDTFFVKGSEFTLEEFFNDKELAKKYKDGTFVIIRLAPADYHRFHFPVDGEISEVKKISGDYYSVSTHAIKTNFRIFCENKREYAILKTKKFGDIAMFDIGATMVGAIVQTYKANSFVKKGEEKGYFLFGGSTCILIFEKGKVIIDKDIIENTQNKIETRIYMGEKFGNEKN, from the coding sequence ATGAAGTTTGAAAAAATAAAATATATAGAAAGAAAAACTGGTGAGATAAAAACTGAGAAAGTTATGGGAGAGGGAGCATTAAAATTTTTATATTATAATCCTTTTGGAAAATTAGCTTTGCATACCATAGTAAAAAGGAAATTTTTATCTGATTGGTATGGAAGAAAGATGTCTAAACCTGAATCAAAAGAGAAAATAAAATCTTTTGTTGAAGAAATGGGGATAGATATGAATGAATATAAAAGACCTATAGAGGATTATACAAGTTTTAATGACTTTTTTTACCGTGAGTTAAAAGATGGAGCTAGAAAAATAGATTACAATGAAAATGTAGTTGTTTCACCAGCTGATGGAAAAATTTTAGCCTTTGAAAATATAAAAGAAGTTGATACCTTTTTTGTAAAAGGCTCTGAATTTACCTTAGAAGAGTTTTTTAATGACAAAGAATTGGCAAAAAAATATAAAGATGGTACATTTGTAATAATTAGACTTGCACCAGCTGATTACCATAGATTTCATTTCCCAGTTGATGGAGAAATTTCAGAAGTTAAAAAAATTTCTGGAGACTATTATTCTGTATCAACCCACGCTATAAAAACAAATTTTAGAATTTTTTGTGAAAACAAAAGAGAATATGCTATATTGAAAACAAAAAAATTTGGAGACATTGCAATGTTTGATATTGGAGCCACTATGGTTGGTGCAATAGTCCAGACATATAAAGCTAATTCTTTTGTAAAAAAGGGTGAAGAAAAAGGTTATTTTCTATTTGGAGGTTCAACTTGTATCTTAATTTTTGAAAAAGGCAAAGTTATTATAGATAAGGATATAATAGAAAATACTCAAAATAAAATAGAAACTAGAATCTATATGGGAGAAAAATTTGGAAATGAAAAAAACTAA
- a CDS encoding NusG domain II-containing protein: protein MKKTKYFKIGDLVIYIFLLIFFSILIFKIGSFKDVKGAKAEIWVDGELKYVYPLQEEEKNIFVDTNLGGCNVQFKDNMVRVTTSNSPLKIAVKQGFIKSPGEVIIGIPDRLVVKVVGDSEDDSELDFVAR from the coding sequence ATGAAAAAAACTAAATACTTTAAAATAGGGGATTTGGTTATTTATATCTTCTTATTAATTTTTTTCTCTATACTTATTTTTAAAATAGGTAGTTTTAAAGATGTTAAAGGAGCTAAGGCAGAAATATGGGTTGATGGAGAACTAAAATATGTCTATCCTTTACAAGAAGAAGAAAAAAATATCTTTGTTGATACTAATTTAGGTGGTTGTAATGTACAATTTAAAGATAATATGGTAAGAGTAACAACTTCTAATTCTCCACTTAAAATAGCAGTTAAACAGGGATTTATTAAGTCACCAGGAGAAGTTATAATAGGTATACCAGATAGATTGGTAGTTAAGGTAGTAGGTGATTCTGAAGATGATTCAGAATTAGATTTTGTAGCAAGATAG
- a CDS encoding AI-2E family transporter, producing the protein MNSKKLMKIVVIILIFVILQSYFTNPESFSTIIEKWKGYFMTLIMAIFIAILLEPIKKYLKKKSKINDVLAISLSIVFVVLIVVIISLIVIPEIISSLKVLNDIYPAISEKVLTIGKDVTNYLAEKNIYTVDTKELDDYFTKFISNNTSNIKEFVLAFIGGLVNWTLGFTNLIVAFTLAFLILLDKKNLMKTLENLIIIIFGVKNTPYVMNKLKLSKDIFISYISGKIIVSFIVGLCVYIILLITGTPYAALSAILLGVGNMIPYVGSILGGIVAFFLILLVAPIKTLILLIAIVIAQLVDGFIVGPKIIGDKVGLSTFWVMVSMIIFGNLFGLVGMFLGTPILSIIRLFYIDLLKAKQGGEQ; encoded by the coding sequence ATGAATTCAAAAAAATTAATGAAAATTGTGGTAATAATTTTAATTTTTGTAATTTTACAGTCATATTTTACAAATCCAGAAAGTTTCTCAACTATCATTGAGAAATGGAAAGGATATTTTATGACTCTAATTATGGCAATTTTTATAGCTATTCTTTTAGAACCAATAAAAAAATATTTAAAAAAGAAAAGTAAGATAAATGATGTTTTGGCAATAAGCCTATCAATAGTTTTTGTAGTTTTAATAGTTGTAATTATATCTTTGATAGTGATACCAGAAATTATTTCATCTTTAAAAGTTCTTAATGATATATATCCAGCTATTTCAGAGAAAGTGTTGACAATAGGAAAAGATGTAACAAATTATTTAGCAGAGAAAAACATATATACAGTGGATACAAAGGAATTGGATGATTATTTTACTAAATTTATTAGTAATAACACAAGTAATATTAAAGAATTTGTACTTGCCTTTATAGGAGGTTTAGTTAACTGGACACTAGGTTTTACTAATTTAATTGTAGCGTTCACTTTAGCATTTTTAATTCTATTAGATAAGAAAAATCTTATGAAGACATTAGAAAATCTTATAATAATCATATTTGGAGTGAAAAATACTCCTTATGTTATGAATAAATTAAAATTATCAAAAGATATCTTTATAAGTTATATATCAGGAAAAATAATAGTATCTTTTATAGTTGGACTATGTGTATATATAATTTTACTTATAACAGGAACACCTTATGCAGCTTTAAGTGCTATCTTATTAGGTGTTGGAAATATGATACCTTATGTTGGTTCAATTCTTGGAGGAATAGTAGCATTTTTCTTGATTCTACTAGTTGCTCCAATAAAAACTTTGATATTATTGATAGCAATAGTGATAGCTCAATTGGTAGATGGCTTTATAGTAGGACCTAAAATAATAGGTGATAAAGTTGGTTTAAGCACTTTTTGGGTTATGGTATCTATGATAATTTTTGGAAATTTATTTGGCTTAGTTGGAATGTTCTTAGGAACTCCAATATTATCAATAATTAGATTATTTTATATAGATTTATTAAAAGCTAAGCAAGGGGGAGAACAATGA